A window of the Candidatus Krumholzibacteriota bacterium genome harbors these coding sequences:
- a CDS encoding caspase family protein, which produces MKIISKMVMIVITIGLWSTSTSAKGAGKAVEFNKSSEFISIQSGALTASQDRFTICVYLKPEKQSGGTFGPTVISNTDNKGYALRINNGFVFADLRVKKKNKLLFEGAYVRSRRWSHVAVTYDGSAVRVYVDGEYKGEMAASGTIVGRAGCTFIGSEPTGCKNAGGNYGFNGQIDELSIWKRSLSGDEIKSIMQRELKGNEAGLIAYYNFNSIGPGGTIEDISGNGNDGTIHGAHLVSSGAPVKDPYPIKLVLSTMPQNPKLKAGQTIQVSVRAMNAGQGIAENVRISFKCDNPNVVLGDARTIKSIQPGVVEKVDYVISGTEQLERGVASLMIEAIAGGKTSAETSINLDTEAHYSQPVFPADLYIEDVMFVEPSGNNALDGYEKGEIRFRLINNGRGVAQNIKISLSSLSSAENLSYESLKTVDSIKPKESKEISFLVTASGRVITDSRVFRIQVVEEFGFDADPARISFETRTFNPPDLRIEKVAINDSDNESTGSYGNGNSIIEPNESVVVTAFVQNFGSGEAENVKVSIRAGEQDRNFTCPDNGNVTVLGDIAPGDYKSVNFYFYTNRRFTKEDIPVKIEITESKGDYGKTIDLGLKMNIRTPNIVETRVASIDLPKPEFKKIAEVSKSDIDDPPLTSKTRRQNGLAIIIGIENYKYAPKVTYAERDAGAFYNYTEKVLGIPDRNIYYLMNDGATSGEFEKIFDREGWIAKRSTVDTEIFIYYCGHGAPSIKEGTPYLIPYDIDPNYATTGFALSKMYETLNSIKSKAVVVFLDACFSGQNRESEMLLADARPAFIKVERPETFGDITVMSAASGVEISSGDPDKRHGIFTYFLLKGLQGPADLNRDNKITVSEIFSYIKPNVQKIAGQLDREQTPVLISDEMDYLLVEY; this is translated from the coding sequence ATGAAAATAATATCGAAAATGGTTATGATAGTTATCACCATTGGACTTTGGTCAACTTCCACCAGTGCCAAGGGAGCAGGCAAGGCAGTCGAATTTAATAAATCAAGCGAATTCATAAGTATTCAATCTGGAGCTTTGACTGCCAGTCAGGATCGATTTACCATTTGCGTATATCTAAAACCAGAAAAACAATCAGGCGGGACTTTTGGGCCAACGGTAATTTCAAATACCGACAACAAAGGATATGCACTAAGAATAAATAATGGGTTCGTTTTTGCAGACCTGAGAGTGAAAAAGAAAAATAAGTTATTGTTCGAAGGAGCGTACGTTCGCTCGCGACGATGGTCGCACGTTGCTGTTACTTATGATGGGTCTGCAGTGAGGGTATACGTTGACGGAGAATATAAAGGGGAAATGGCAGCTTCAGGAACAATTGTTGGTAGGGCGGGATGCACATTCATAGGCAGTGAACCTACAGGCTGCAAAAACGCGGGCGGAAATTACGGGTTTAATGGACAAATTGATGAATTATCAATCTGGAAGCGCTCACTTTCAGGAGATGAAATAAAATCGATTATGCAAAGAGAACTGAAAGGCAACGAGGCAGGACTGATTGCTTATTACAATTTCAATAGTATTGGACCAGGGGGAACGATCGAGGATATTAGTGGAAACGGAAACGATGGGACAATTCATGGTGCTCATCTGGTGTCGTCAGGTGCACCGGTTAAAGATCCCTATCCTATCAAGCTTGTTTTATCCACCATGCCTCAAAATCCAAAGTTAAAAGCTGGTCAGACAATTCAAGTATCGGTGAGAGCAATGAATGCCGGTCAAGGCATCGCGGAAAATGTCAGGATATCCTTTAAATGCGACAATCCCAATGTGGTGCTTGGCGATGCAAGGACAATCAAAAGCATTCAACCAGGTGTTGTGGAAAAGGTCGATTATGTTATATCAGGGACTGAACAGCTAGAAAGAGGAGTTGCTTCCTTGATGATTGAGGCCATCGCCGGGGGTAAAACTTCAGCCGAAACATCTATTAACTTAGACACAGAAGCCCATTATAGTCAGCCTGTCTTTCCGGCAGATCTTTACATTGAGGATGTGATGTTTGTCGAACCTTCTGGGAATAATGCTTTGGATGGTTATGAAAAGGGTGAAATACGATTTCGACTGATCAACAATGGCCGCGGAGTTGCTCAAAACATCAAAATATCATTGTCTTCATTGAGTTCTGCAGAGAACCTTTCTTATGAATCGTTAAAAACGGTGGATTCTATCAAACCAAAAGAATCCAAGGAAATCAGTTTTTTAGTGACCGCCTCAGGTAGAGTAATTACCGATTCAAGGGTTTTCAGGATACAGGTAGTGGAAGAATTTGGGTTTGACGCGGATCCGGCCCGGATTAGTTTTGAAACAAGGACTTTTAATCCTCCAGACCTCCGAATTGAAAAAGTTGCCATAAACGATTCTGATAACGAGAGTACGGGCTCCTACGGAAACGGCAATTCAATCATCGAGCCGAATGAGAGCGTTGTTGTTACCGCATTCGTTCAGAACTTTGGCTCCGGTGAGGCTGAAAATGTAAAGGTTTCCATACGAGCAGGGGAGCAGGACCGTAATTTTACATGCCCGGACAACGGCAATGTAACGGTTCTCGGTGATATCGCCCCAGGTGATTATAAATCGGTTAATTTCTATTTTTATACCAACAGGAGATTTACCAAAGAAGACATCCCAGTAAAAATCGAGATCACTGAGTCAAAAGGAGACTATGGAAAAACAATTGATCTGGGTTTGAAAATGAACATTCGCACTCCGAATATAGTCGAAACCAGAGTGGCATCAATAGACCTGCCAAAACCGGAGTTTAAAAAGATTGCTGAAGTATCAAAATCCGACATCGATGATCCTCCTCTCACATCAAAAACAAGACGCCAAAATGGACTGGCTATAATCATCGGCATCGAAAATTATAAATACGCTCCAAAAGTTACGTATGCCGAAAGGGATGCCGGAGCGTTTTATAATTATACCGAGAAGGTATTGGGGATTCCGGATCGAAACATTTACTATCTCATGAATGATGGGGCAACTTCCGGAGAATTCGAAAAAATATTTGACAGGGAAGGGTGGATTGCCAAACGCTCGACCGTCGATACTGAAATCTTTATCTATTATTGTGGTCATGGCGCTCCAAGCATAAAAGAGGGGACTCCTTACTTGATTCCGTACGATATAGACCCCAATTACGCAACCACAGGATTTGCGTTGAGTAAAATGTACGAAACCCTGAACAGCATTAAATCCAAAGCGGTAGTAGTATTTTTAGATGCCTGCTTCAGCGGTCAAAATCGTGAAAGTGAAATGCTGCTGGCAGACGCCAGGCCGGCATTCATCAAAGTAGAGCGGCCTGAAACTTTTGGTGACATAACTGTTATGTCAGCGGCCAGCGGTGTAGAGATCAGCAGCGGGGACCCTGATAAAAGACATGGGATTTTTACCTACTTTCTTTTGAAAGGTCTTCAGGGGCCTGCGGATTTGAACAGGGACAATAAGATAACCGTCAGTGAGATTTTTAGTTATATCAAACCGAACGTTCAGAAAATAGCCGGTCAGCTGGATCGGGAACAAACACCTGTTCTGATATCTGACGAAATGGATTATCTGTTGGTTGAATATTGA
- a CDS encoding SpoIID/LytB domain-containing protein has product MHQKKTIFIVTAVILVAGFQSSSSSTTLAEAEAYFSRGRYLEAIDAYLTINRETETGCDEAIEQVADLYNIFLGDEKSAEKYYRILIDQFSDSQFRDDALYNLSLIKLKQGSLTDGKNILKRLLREYPSSPRAPNARFFLKRLEGGRNPAEREAVSFADTEETVRVLIVEKERYLKVSSSGKLIIKGEDSKKTIAEVPSGALMELSLTDRNTIRLMDSDLGVSSIILVSESEKPVQFKRKEYIGNVKVTVEKNGLAIINLLPLEKYLKGVVPSEMPASWPVEALAAQAIIARTYTLFQISKRKGYSYDVYSTTGSQVYGGVSSEKMSSDEAVDDTRGIIVSYEGKPALTYYHSNSGGYVEDDRDVWGTDLPYLSGFKDEHSITGEPVEWSCEITDKEIEKKMGLNGRIKNIRTSNSSPSGRINELVLVTCDKNRKIGGNRFRLAIDPLKIKSTLFEYNRIKNGIRIEGRGFGHGVGLSQYGAKNMADNGFDYREILGFYYPGTSLKRLYY; this is encoded by the coding sequence TTGCATCAGAAGAAAACTATTTTTATAGTAACTGCGGTAATTTTGGTTGCCGGTTTTCAATCTTCATCGTCATCAACTACCTTGGCGGAGGCAGAAGCGTATTTCTCGCGGGGACGCTATCTGGAAGCTATTGACGCATATCTGACTATCAACAGGGAAACTGAAACCGGGTGTGATGAAGCGATCGAACAGGTCGCCGATTTATATAATATATTCCTTGGAGATGAGAAATCGGCGGAGAAGTATTACAGGATATTGATCGATCAATTCAGCGACTCACAGTTCAGAGACGATGCTTTGTATAACCTTTCCCTTATAAAACTTAAGCAGGGTAGTTTAACCGATGGTAAAAACATCCTGAAGCGACTTTTACGGGAATACCCTTCCAGTCCCAGGGCGCCTAATGCCAGGTTTTTTCTTAAAAGGTTGGAGGGAGGTAGAAACCCAGCGGAGAGGGAAGCAGTGTCATTTGCGGATACTGAAGAAACTGTCAGGGTGTTGATCGTCGAAAAAGAAAGATATTTGAAGGTGTCTTCCAGCGGAAAACTCATAATAAAGGGGGAAGATAGTAAAAAAACGATTGCTGAAGTTCCTTCCGGCGCTTTGATGGAATTATCCCTAACAGATAGAAATACGATAAGGCTGATGGACTCAGATCTGGGGGTTTCATCCATAATTTTAGTGTCCGAAAGCGAAAAGCCTGTTCAGTTCAAAAGGAAGGAATATATTGGAAATGTCAAAGTTACAGTAGAGAAAAACGGGTTGGCTATTATCAACCTGCTTCCGTTGGAAAAGTATCTCAAAGGAGTAGTCCCTTCGGAAATGCCAGCGTCATGGCCCGTAGAGGCCCTGGCGGCACAGGCTATCATCGCCAGGACGTATACTCTTTTTCAGATTTCCAAACGCAAAGGGTATTCATATGATGTATACTCCACGACGGGTTCACAGGTCTACGGCGGGGTTTCTTCTGAAAAGATGTCAAGCGATGAAGCAGTAGACGATACTCGAGGCATCATAGTATCCTATGAGGGAAAACCAGCTCTCACATATTACCATTCGAACAGCGGGGGATATGTTGAGGATGACAGAGATGTCTGGGGCACGGATCTTCCTTATCTTTCAGGTTTCAAGGACGAGCACTCTATTACTGGCGAGCCGGTGGAATGGTCGTGCGAAATAACAGATAAGGAAATCGAAAAGAAGATGGGACTTAATGGCAGAATAAAGAATATCCGGACAAGCAACAGTTCGCCATCAGGAAGGATTAACGAGCTGGTGTTGGTAACTTGTGATAAAAACAGGAAGATAGGCGGTAATCGTTTTCGATTGGCTATTGATCCGTTAAAAATAAAAAGTACTTTATTTGAATATAATCGGATAAAGAATGGTATCAGGATAGAAGGCCGCGGCTTCGGGCATGGAGTGGGATTGAGTCAATATGGCGCAAAAAATATGGCTGATAATGGTTTCGACTACAGGGAAATCCTGGGATTTTATTATCCAGGCACATCATTGAAGCGGCTTTATTATTAA
- a CDS encoding N-acetylmuramoyl-L-alanine amidase, with the protein MISVFLLAAAFNCYADTPLTRVMPLKVGEVDKHTAVLLPTDSETQTHVIQKAGIYSIYFRNAVIFHGGEKYRIERDGFESANVKQMKPGVVVMELIHSGDYEITGGSYDSKRGGYIFYTKKVDKPQKPAEKSILEIEAEREIRQYREKLAGRKAGSRIRRVVIDPGHGGFDPGAVGKGGLKEKDVVLDIAKRVNRIINDETTIQSFLTRRDDYYIPLSSRTVIANKYRADLFVSIHANASENRSARGFEVYYCSEKASSKEASEVARRENISFEEESYSRAESGMVNIEEIVFKAGRGKLWEDSRYTCDRMISLFPSDVGVKVRGSQSANFFVLRKAKMPSVLVEVAFISNYEEEEFLGKEKSREKMAREIAKILKNLSLD; encoded by the coding sequence TTGATATCAGTATTTTTGCTGGCAGCAGCTTTCAATTGTTATGCAGATACTCCTCTGACAAGAGTTATGCCTCTAAAGGTAGGAGAGGTGGACAAGCACACAGCAGTGCTTTTACCGACCGATAGCGAAACACAGACACATGTTATTCAGAAAGCCGGGATCTATTCGATATACTTCCGCAATGCTGTAATATTTCATGGAGGGGAGAAATACAGGATCGAAAGAGATGGTTTCGAATCTGCGAATGTGAAGCAGATGAAACCTGGCGTTGTCGTAATGGAACTTATACATTCAGGGGATTATGAAATCACTGGCGGAAGCTATGATTCAAAACGAGGCGGATATATTTTTTATACAAAAAAAGTCGATAAACCTCAAAAACCGGCAGAGAAGAGCATCCTTGAAATAGAAGCGGAAAGGGAAATACGACAATACCGCGAAAAACTGGCAGGAAGAAAAGCGGGAAGCAGAATAAGGCGAGTAGTAATAGATCCGGGACATGGCGGGTTTGACCCAGGAGCTGTGGGTAAAGGGGGATTGAAGGAAAAAGATGTAGTTCTCGACATAGCAAAAAGGGTAAACAGGATCATTAACGATGAAACGACGATTCAATCCTTTTTGACCAGAAGAGACGATTATTATATACCGCTATCGTCACGTACGGTGATAGCGAATAAATACCGGGCGGACCTTTTTGTAAGCATACACGCTAATGCCAGTGAAAACAGAAGTGCCAGGGGATTCGAAGTTTATTACTGTTCAGAAAAAGCATCATCAAAGGAAGCTTCGGAGGTCGCCAGGAGAGAGAATATTTCTTTCGAAGAGGAGAGTTATTCCAGAGCCGAATCCGGGATGGTGAATATAGAGGAAATAGTATTCAAAGCTGGCAGGGGAAAACTCTGGGAAGACAGCAGGTATACATGCGATAGAATGATCTCCCTTTTCCCTTCTGATGTTGGCGTAAAAGTCAGAGGATCGCAGTCTGCCAACTTTTTTGTTCTAAGGAAGGCAAAGATGCCGTCAGTGCTTGTTGAGGTCGCGTTTATAAGCAATTACGAAGAAGAAGAGTTTCTGGGGAAGGAAAAATCCCGGGAAAAAATGGCGAGAGAAATCGCAAAAATACTGAAAAATCTCAGTTTGGATTAA
- a CDS encoding tetratricopeptide repeat protein, producing MNILNLSIKSNSRKIAVAIVISLSLASSFSIVGAQSLNDLLVQGNSYHFNGNFSKAEEVFENILKLEPGNIYAMNQLGVIYLKQNKNDEAMRIFSQVQTRDPEDCFSRLWKGILNLEKGDLSSAESQFDSILKLDPSDANAHYFLGAIYQFRHQYEKSIDELERSRELNSSEATTHFRLAESYHSMGLFKNAILEYRRTLEIDPDYTGAYDGLGWISLNLGNTDEAIGFWKEMLRVNRGNIGAIYNIAWAYNDLAWKELEKCSKNKALHYWKEVLKYDPGNKEAKHNVAKYK from the coding sequence ATGAACATCTTGAATTTATCGATTAAAAGCAATTCCAGAAAAATAGCTGTAGCCATAGTAATCTCTTTAAGCCTGGCCTCATCGTTCAGTATCGTTGGAGCTCAGTCGTTGAATGATCTTCTCGTTCAGGGGAACAGCTATCATTTCAACGGTAATTTTTCAAAAGCGGAGGAAGTATTCGAGAATATCCTGAAGCTTGAACCCGGCAATATCTATGCGATGAACCAGCTGGGAGTAATCTATCTCAAGCAGAATAAAAATGATGAGGCGATGAGGATATTTTCGCAGGTACAGACAAGAGATCCGGAAGATTGTTTCAGCAGGTTATGGAAAGGGATACTTAATCTGGAGAAAGGTGATCTTTCCTCTGCTGAGAGCCAATTCGATAGTATTCTGAAACTTGATCCTTCTGACGCCAACGCCCATTATTTTCTGGGCGCTATATACCAATTCCGTCATCAATACGAGAAGTCGATAGATGAACTTGAGAGATCTAGGGAGTTGAATTCAAGCGAAGCAACTACACACTTCCGTCTGGCAGAGTCTTATCACAGTATGGGGCTTTTTAAAAATGCAATCCTTGAATACCGGAGGACTCTGGAGATAGACCCCGACTATACCGGGGCCTATGACGGACTGGGGTGGATAAGTCTGAATCTTGGTAATACCGATGAAGCGATAGGTTTTTGGAAGGAGATGTTGAGAGTCAATCGGGGCAATATAGGTGCGATTTATAATATTGCCTGGGCATACAACGATCTCGCCTGGAAGGAACTGGAAAAATGTTCAAAGAATAAGGCACTTCATTACTGGAAGGAGGTGCTCAAATACGACCCCGGAAATAAGGAAGCAAAGCATAATGTTGCTAAATATAAATAA
- a CDS encoding S-layer homology domain-containing protein: MKRYIMTFPLVLILIVSLSVGCAKKPIVPESEFDSATSHYNQGMRELKAGDIDKARWEFERGIGLNRATPLPYVGMALVEKQAGNRKEAFEYLSKAMKADKNCVEAYIARAEIRAAFQDDDWYENALKDIDKAFEKNPESAAAYFTEGKVHEGAYDLNEAEKSFSRVLDLKRGLEKEANLELEKITKIKRAAPGSKIGMKIGLVDKITRGETAVLFIEELKLVELLRREAGEKHNTDFIEPGDPDSSKPGNFDGRFAPSDIEGHWAKNYIESILNVGIRGLNEYPDGNFRPDETLTRAEYALVVEDILDKLIVDENLSTKYIGQTSPFPDVGSAHFAFNAIRVCTEKGIMKTGLKDNSFHPGDAVSGADALLIIKAIQDQLRTVF; this comes from the coding sequence ATGAAAAGATATATAATGACTTTTCCACTTGTGCTTATCCTTATTGTGAGCCTGTCTGTAGGGTGCGCGAAAAAACCGATTGTCCCGGAGAGTGAATTCGATTCTGCCACAAGCCATTACAACCAGGGTATGCGAGAGCTGAAAGCGGGGGATATAGATAAAGCCAGGTGGGAATTTGAAAGAGGCATCGGTTTGAACAGGGCAACCCCTCTGCCGTATGTCGGCATGGCGCTGGTGGAAAAACAAGCTGGAAACAGAAAAGAAGCATTTGAATATTTGAGCAAGGCCATGAAGGCGGATAAGAATTGCGTCGAAGCATATATAGCAAGAGCCGAGATAAGAGCGGCTTTTCAGGATGATGACTGGTACGAAAACGCCTTGAAGGATATCGATAAGGCATTTGAGAAAAATCCTGAAAGCGCAGCGGCTTATTTTACCGAGGGCAAGGTGCACGAAGGCGCTTACGATCTCAACGAAGCGGAGAAATCATTCAGCAGGGTCCTTGATCTGAAAAGGGGGCTGGAGAAGGAAGCGAACCTGGAGCTTGAAAAAATAACAAAAATTAAGAGAGCAGCCCCAGGCAGTAAAATAGGTATGAAAATAGGCCTTGTTGACAAGATAACACGAGGAGAAACGGCGGTTCTTTTTATCGAAGAGTTAAAGCTTGTTGAATTGTTGAGAAGAGAAGCGGGGGAGAAGCACAATACAGATTTTATAGAACCCGGAGATCCAGATTCTTCGAAACCTGGTAATTTCGATGGTAGATTTGCACCATCTGATATAGAAGGACACTGGGCGAAAAACTACATTGAATCCATCCTGAATGTTGGCATAAGAGGCCTCAATGAGTATCCCGACGGTAATTTCAGGCCGGATGAAACCCTGACTCGCGCGGAGTATGCTCTCGTAGTGGAGGACATACTGGACAAGCTTATTGTCGATGAAAACCTTTCGACAAAGTATATCGGCCAGACCAGCCCTTTCCCCGATGTCGGTTCAGCACATTTTGCCTTTAACGCTATTCGGGTATGTACCGAAAAGGGAATAATGAAGACAGGTCTTAAAGATAACTCATTTCATCCTGGCGACGCGGTGAGCGGCGCTGACGCGCTGCTGATTATCAAGGCGATCCAGGATCAACTTAGAACGGTTTTCTAA
- a CDS encoding DUF4384 domain-containing protein, producing MKKHHILWAALFVLIITSKDAFCGGSEILRTRLQSQYPIAGWTADQARDRAKNQIKRDAMEELCGANLISTTLSNKGILVADLIEAVSEGKVTGFKEIVDTIIAKTSDYGKTEYYCYVEAVVEVQCDSDKRDPGFQLKTGLNNAFFREGEKLVLNIQSSRDCYVHVINILENGEMHLIFPNQLQLENKLLEGDILTIPGNENFDIVLQPFENREETSEAMLIVATKADIKIPIFSKPEVDGDKISGPEVSRARYVSWLMGIDRDMRTENVEAYSIKKN from the coding sequence ATGAAAAAGCACCATATTTTGTGGGCAGCTTTATTCGTGTTGATAATAACATCAAAAGACGCGTTTTGCGGGGGATCCGAGATCCTCAGGACCAGATTGCAGTCGCAGTATCCCATTGCCGGATGGACAGCGGATCAGGCCAGAGATCGCGCAAAAAATCAAATAAAGCGCGACGCAATGGAAGAATTGTGCGGGGCCAATCTTATAAGTACGACCCTCAGTAATAAGGGGATCCTGGTTGCTGATCTCATTGAAGCAGTTTCCGAAGGGAAGGTAACAGGTTTTAAAGAAATCGTTGATACGATCATTGCCAAAACCAGTGATTACGGCAAAACTGAATATTACTGTTATGTCGAAGCTGTTGTTGAGGTTCAATGTGACAGCGATAAACGGGACCCCGGGTTTCAATTGAAAACAGGGTTAAACAATGCTTTCTTTAGGGAAGGAGAAAAACTGGTATTAAATATTCAGTCCAGCAGGGATTGCTACGTCCATGTAATAAATATTCTGGAAAACGGTGAAATGCATCTGATATTCCCAAACCAGCTTCAGCTCGAAAATAAACTTCTTGAAGGAGATATTCTGACAATTCCAGGGAATGAAAACTTTGATATTGTTCTGCAACCGTTCGAAAACAGAGAAGAGACCAGTGAGGCGATGCTAATAGTCGCTACCAAAGCGGATATAAAAATACCGATATTTTCCAAGCCTGAAGTCGATGGAGACAAGATATCTGGCCCCGAGGTCAGCAGAGCGAGATATGTTTCCTGGCTTATGGGGATAGACCGGGATATGCGCACTGAAAATGTTGAGGCATACAGCATCAAAAAAAATTAA